From Halomarina ordinaria:
TTCAGCAGTGCCCGAGCGATCGAGATCCGCTGGCGCTGCCCACCGGAGAGCCGGACCCCGTTGTCACCGAGGATGGTGTCGTACCCGCTCGGGAAATCGTCAAGGAACTCCGTGACCTGCGCAATCTCACAGACCCGTTCCAGTTCCTCTTCCGTGGCGTCTCGCTTCCCGACGGTGATGTTCCGTCGTAGAGTATCGTTGAAGATGAAGGGGTCCTGCCTGACGAGCGAGACACGCGAGCGCCACTCGCGCAGGTCGTACTCGTCTATCGGCGTTCCGTTCGCGGTGATTCGCCCCTCGTCGGGTTCGTACATCCGGACGAGCAGGGAGACGATGGTCGATTTGCCGGCCCCGGATGGTCCGACGAACGCCGCGAACTCGCCCCGGTCGACCGAGAACGAGAGGTCTCGGAGAACGATCTCCTCCGCCGTCTCGTAGGAGAACGTCACGTCGTCGAAGGTGATCTCGTCCAGCTGGTCCGGAACTGGTCTGTCGCCGGCGTCCGGCTCTTTCTGTTCGTCCAGTTGGCCGATGAACTCCTGCGTTCGGACGAGGTGTGGGAGTTCACCTTCGACGCGGTAGATGTGGTTCTGGAGCGCACTGATCTTCGGCCCGAGACGGAACATCGCGAAGAGGAACACGCCGAGCGCGCCGAGCGAGAGCGACGCGAAGGTGATGGCGAGGTAGATGAGCATGAACACGCTGACGGCAGTCGCGAGCTGGTAGAAGTTCTTGATCGCGGCCTGATTTCGACGGAGTTTGATCTGCGAGTTCGCAAACTGGTCGACCGCTTCGGTGAACTTGCCGAACAGTTCGCCGGTCATACCGAAGAGTTTCACTTCACGGATACCCTGCGTACCCGCCTGAGCAGACGCCTGTAGTCGCTCGTTGGCGTCCGCGACCAGGTCGCCGAGCGAGTAGCCAGGCTCGAGGACGCTGCGGAAGACGAACGTCAGGACACCGAGGAACGCGGCGGTGACGAGCGTGAGGATTGGCGCGAGGTACAACGCGATCGAGATGTACATCAACGAGAGCAGTCCCTGCTCGATGGCCTGTATCGAGTACTTGATGACGCGCCCCGCGTACTCCGACTGCGTCACGATGGCGTTCAGGATGTCGTCGGAGCCCTCCTGGTCGAAGTAACCGATGCGAGCGTCGAGCGCCCGCTCGAAGGCGTTGACCTGTAGGTGGCGAACGTAGTACGTCTCGACGGCGGCGCGAAGCCACCCGACGAGGAAGCTCGCCGTGAAGCGGACGGTCATAATCAGGAGGACACCGGCGACCAGATAGCCCAGCGTGAACGGGATTCCGAGCAAGGTGTACACCTGCGCGAACGCGCCAAGCATCCCGTCCGCCTGCTCGGGCTGGGCCTGTCCCTGTGCGATCTCGACGATGGGTAACAGGAAACTGATGCCGATCCCCTCCAGCAGGGCGGCGACGACGCTCGCCGCGATCACCCCCGCGGCGTAGCCCGGTCGAAAGAGCGCGACCCGATACAGCGCACGCAGTTTATCACGCGTCGATAGATTCCTGCTCATAGTGACGTACTCGTTTAACCCCCATCACGACCGATGAGTGCTATTTCATTCCGAGTGGCAATATATAATTAGCGCGGTTGCGGCTCCTTACAAAACCGTGCGAACGACCCTCATCGACTGTTGGTCTCAGTCGGACGACGAGACGACTGACTTCGACTTTCCTCTCTCCCGGGTTCCGTTCAACACCTCCTCGTACCGGTCTACGACCGCCTCCAACTGGTAATGTTCCTCGACGTACGCCCGCGCTCGCTCGCCCATCTCGCGTCGTTCGTCCACGTCTCGCTGCAACCGACCGACGTCCTCGACCAGTCGCTTCATCGACCCGGACTCGATGCCGATACCCTCCTCGAAGACGTCGAGACTGAACCGCTGTGAGACGACGGGCACGGCGTAGCGCCACGCTTCGAGGAACGTGTTCGGGAACCCCTCGTAGTCGGAGGTGTTGACGAGCAGGCTCGCCTCGCGGTAGTAGTCGTGGATGGCGTCGGGAGCCACGCCGGGAACGAACTCCATGTTGGGCCGGTCCTCGACTATCCCCGCCAGCTCGGCGTAGAACGCGTCGCTGCTCTCCTGCTGGCAGACCATCACGAACTCCTCCTCGGGAAGGGAGTCGGCCAATTCGAGGAGACGCAGCGGTTTCTTCTTGTCCCGGTCGCTCGTCCCGATCCAGAGGACGTACTCGCGGTCGTCCTGCTCCAGTAGCTCCGAGCGCGGCGGGAGGTCGTAGCCGTTGGGAATCACGGTCGGGTCGACGCCGACCTGTTCTCGAATCCGCGCTCGCTGGCGCTCGGTCTGGGCGACGAGGTACTCCGTCTCCCCGATGCTCCGGAGGTAGAGCTTCGTGAACGCTCTCCCGTAGCGTCGTTCGAGGTACTCGGGATCGACGTCGGAGTCGTTCGCGATGCAGAACAGCCGGTCCTTCCCGAGCGACTTGGCGAGCAGGAGCGTGACGAAGTGGAGGCGCGGCCCGCCCCGAACGTAGTAGACGTCCGCGTCGACGGCCTTCATCGTCTTACGGAGCTGGTACACCCGGTTCAGCATCTCGCGCGGCCCGGCCACGTCCGTCGGACAGCCCTTCCAGAGGTCGAACCCGTCGACCTCGTACCTCTCTGGCTGGCCGAAGTCCCCGACGATGACGGAGACGTCGTACCCTCGCTCCCGGAGTTCGCTCGCGATGAGGTGTTGCTGGCGCTCCGCCCCGCCCGACGCCTTCCCGTCCTCCTGTTCGATGTATCTGTAGAGCCACGGCGAGATGAAACAGATGTGTGGATTATCGTTCATTAGCTGGATGATGTTCACGGTCGCTGATTTGCTGCCAGTACGGCGTCTCGTGTGGCGAGGTCATGTCGGATGATGGACTTGTAACGACTCTCGACCGCCCTCTCTACAGGTAACCGAGGTCTTCCAGTTGTGACTGGACCTCGGTTGTGTAGGCTCGCTGCTCTCCCGCCTCCACGGAGATCTCGTCGAGTCCACTCACGATCTCCTCGAACTCCGATAACGCGGTGTCTGCATCGTCTCCTCCCGCGTGAACTAGATCACCTTCGGCTTGCTCGTAGACGTACGAACCGCGTTTGAATACGACACCTCGTACTGTTTGTTCTAATTTCTCTATTCTCTCTCTTTCGACGCCGGCTTCTTGTAACTTATTCAACCATGAAATTCTCAGACCATGGCACTCAGAGATATAATTGTTTGAACTGGGTGAGTCAAGTAAACTTTCTCCTCTGGCATCTTTTTCGGTCTGTGCAAGGTCCAATATCGTCTGGTACACGTCTAAAAGACTGGTCGGACGGTCAGACGACACGTTCTCTCGATGAGAGCCACTGATACAGACCGGTACGTGTGTGAGTTCTGGGAACACGCCCCAGATGTGTTGTCCGACGCCGTGCTCGCCAAATAGCTCGCCGTGGTCGGATACTGTGATTATGTAATCGAAGTGCTCCTCGAGCTCGTGGAAGATCTCTCTGTACTTGTCCGACAGATATCGCGCGCAATCGTTGTACGCGGTTTTTAGCCTCTCGTTCGGATTTCGCTCTCCGGACTCCGCCCATTGTTCAATACTTACCCCCTCGTACGGTACCGTCTGATACTCCCTCGGGGGCTTGTATGGTGTATGGACGTCCATCAGATTCACGTAGAGGAACTCGTCCGAACCGAACTCCATGCGCTCGATTTTCGAGAGTGAATCCTCGGCACTGTGGACGGAATCCGTCTTTATTTTCCATCCGTATTTGAGCGACCGCAGCGTTTTCGAGTCGCTCAGTAGGCACTTAGAAAGGACTTCGATGTCCCTCAGTAGGCCTGCATTCGACGCGTTCTCGATCGCGTCTCTCCAGTTGAAGATGTCGTCGTCAGTACCTGACGCGTTCCCGGTTGGAACGAACTCGTCGAACCCCCGGTCGAAGTCGTTCAGCGGTGACGCCAGCAGATTGGCGCTGAGGGCACGGGTCCGGTAGCCCGCGTCACTGAGTTGTTCTGCGAGAGTCGGCGAGTCACAATCGAGCGTTTCGTGTTTTGCGTGGACTCCGATCTCGCTCGGATACTTCCCCGTGAACAGCGACGCGTGCGCTGGGACGGTATAATGGCTCGTCGACCACGCGTTCTCGTATCTACGCCCTGGTACCCAGTCGAAGTACTCGTCGAACGTGTCTTTTCTGAGCGTGTCGAGCACGACCAGCGCGATATTCGTCATTAATTGTTAAGCGGTGAGTGGCCGCATCGAATATATGATTCGGTTCGTTCAATTCAGACAAAAATAGATTACTCCGTCGCTATCGGGCGGTCACTGTGACGGACCAGACGTGTCTACTCTCGACCTGAACTTCCGCCCCACCACACTCTCCGGGTCTCCCACCGCCACCCACCGTCGAAACACGCTAGAAAGCGGATCCAGCGGTCGGTCGACGCTCGCGTAGTAGAACGCCCCGAGCGCGCCGACGCCGATCCAGAGCGCGCGGAAGGTGTTCACGTCGGCGACGAGGCCCTGGCCGAACGCGGCCGCGACGAAGGCGAAGACGGGGACGGCGACGAACGCGCGCTCCCGGAAGACGAGCGTCAGTCCGTCGACCGCCAGCAACCCCACCAGCACTAACAACACGACCAGTCCCACGATGCCCGTCTCCGCCGCGACGGTGAGGTAGGTGTTGTGCGCGCCGATGCCGCCCCCGCCGACGACCTCGGCCATGTGGGCGGGGTACTGGCCGTAGCCCAGTCCCAGGAGCGGGTTCGCGGTGAAGGCGTCCCACGCGATGGCCCAGTTCTCCAGTCGGCTGTCGAGGTTGCGCGCGTCGCCGTCGAGCACGCGCACGAAGCGGTCGAAGACCCGCGGCTGGTAGCGCATGAAGGCGTAGACCCCGCCGACGGCGTACGCGCCGAAGACGGCGGCGTTGAGCCCCGCGAACCAGGGGCGCACCTCGGGGAGCCACCGGAGGGCGGTGACGGCGAGGGCGACGCCGCCCACCGCGAGGCCGATGGCGGCCCCTCGCGAGCCGGTGGCGACCATCGCGCCCGCGAGGAACGGGACGACCGTCCACAGCGCGAGCGTCGCCCCCCAGCGCCGGGCGCGCGGCCAGCGCGCCCGCGGCGACCGCCCGGTGACGCCGTAGTAGCCGACGAGGTAGCACGCGAGGAAGACGTTGAGCAGGAGGTAGTTGGCGTAGACGTTCGGCATCGTGAACGGCCCCGTGTGGCGCACTGCGCCCGCGAGGACCATCGAGACGCTCCACGCGCCGAAGACGACCGCCAGCGCGACCGAGACGAGCGAGAAGTCCCTGAACCGCCGCGCCGGGTCGGTCACGCAGAGGGCGTAGATGGCGACCATCCACGCCACGGCACCGAGCAGTTTCAGTACCTCGGCGACGGCGGGCGTCCACGAGAACGTCTCGGCGACGGGCGGGACGAGGCCGTTGACGAGCACGGAGACGACGGCGACGCCGACGAAGGCGGCGACGGCCCACGCGTATCTGAAGACGCGGAAGCGACCGACGGCGCCGAGGAGGAACAGCACCCCCACCAGGGCGACGACGGCGTCGCCGTAGCTGACGTTCACGCCGCCGGTGGGCCCCTGGTAGCTGAAGTGGAAGGGGTACGCGACGGCGAGCGCGACGAGGAGGACTCGTTCCAGGCGGGTCCGCCAGCGCCCGCCGGCGCCCTCGCGGCTCCGCCTCGGGGTGAGTCTCATACGTTCGAGCAGTCCCCGGCGCGAGTAATGTCTCTTTGCATACGTACTCCGGGGACGCGGCGAGCCGCCGCGAGCGCGCCGTCACTGCCGGATGGCCGAGCCGTCACACCGGGGGCCGAACTGGCCCACCCGCCGGCCTCAGAGGTAGCCCAGCTGTTTCAGCCGGTCGGAGACGACCGCCTCGCCGTCGTCGCGCTGGCGCTCGACCAGCCAGTCGGCGAACGGCACCGACGGCGTCCCCACCGCGGCGGACTCGACTTCCTCGCGCGTCCCGTCCGCGAGCCGGTACTCGGTGCGCTCGACCGCCTCGCTCTCCCACGGGGAGCTGTAGACCACCTGGCGGTCGCCCTCGACGAAGCCCACCTTCCGGACGCAGAGGCGGTCGACCAGGTCGTCGTCGAAGCGCGGTCGCAACTCGGAGACGTTCCACGTCGGGCCGTCCGCCAGGATTGGAACGCCCGCCGCGGTCCGACTCGCCTCGCGCACCCGTTCGACGAACGCCTCGCCCGAGTCCACCTCGCCGCTCACGACGCCGCACAGCGCCGCCGAGAGGCCGAGCCAGCCGACCGGTTCCGACACACTCGCCTCGCTCGCCGCCCACGAGTCGGGGAACGAGACGAGCAGCGGGACCTGGACGCCGTGGGGGTGCAGCGAGGTGTGGTGGCCGACCATCCCCTCCGCGCCGAACAGCTGGCCGTGGTCGCCCGTCACCACGACGAGCGCCTCCTCGACGGCCGTCTCGTTCGCGGCGGCCCACGCCTCGACGAACCGGTCCGTCCCGCGCACCTGCGCCCGGTAGACGTCGTGTCTGCGTGCGAGGACCGCCTCCCACGAGTCGAAGTGGCTCCGCGCCGCCCGCGGCAGGTCGTCCCCGCGCTCCAGCAGGTAGCGCTTGTTGTCGTTCGCGGCGCCGAGCGCCCGTCGCTCGTCGTCGGGAAGCGAGAGGCCCGTCAGCATCGCCCCCGCGTCCGGGGGTGCGTGGTGGGGGTTGTGCGGGTCGAGCAGGTTGACGAGCGAGAGCGAGGGACTCCCGTCCCCCTCTCGCTCGCGGAGGAACGACCCGAGGTGCGAGAGGACGCGGTCGCCGTGGTGGGGGTACTCGGTGGACGAGCCGAGGGAGGCGTACGCGAGGGGGCCGTACAGCGCGTTCAGGAGGTTCTTCGCGGGGGCCGAACTCCGGGCGACGTCGCGCAGCAGTCGAAGCCCGTCCCGGAGCGACGGTTCGCGCACGTGGTTCTCCATGGCGAAGTCGCTCCGGACGAGCTTCGAGTCGACGAAGTCGTCGACGTAGTCGATACCGCGGTCGAAGCCGTAGTGGGTGCTGAACGTCGGGTTCTCGCTGAACAGCGCGGTCGTGTAGCCCCCCTGGCGGGCGCGTTCGGGGAGCGTCGCGTCCGTCAGCGCGTCCCCGCGGCGCGTGACGCCGTGCTCGGCGGGCGTCCTCCCCGCGTACAGCGAGGCGTGGGCGGGGAGCGTCCAGGTGCTCGGGGCGTAGCAGCGCTCGAACCGCACGTCCGCCAGGTCGTGGGCGAACGGCAGGAGGGCGTCCGTCGCGTCCGCCGCCCGGAGACAGTCGCCGACGAGGACGACCACGGTCGGTTGTCGTCTCACCACGATATGTCTCCCGCAACGGGCAGACCCCATATCACCGTGTTGATACGGTGATTCGACCTCGACTGTCACGAGACGAACAGTGAACGCCGACGGTGACGGCCTCTCTCGTCGACTGACTGGATAGTTTTATCAATCCGCGTTGGGAGTATCCGACAACTATGCACCGGACTCCCGACCGCGGCCGACGGCTCGGCCGTGGGGTTCCCCGCCGGGAGCGCTGGGCGGTCCTCGCCGGCTGGAGCGCCCGACGGCCGCCAGCCGCGGGTGGGACGGGCGAGGCGCGCGACGACCGGCCGACCCGTGGGAGCGGTCGCTGATGACCGGAGACCGGCCGGACGTCGTCCTCGTCGTCATGGACACCGCCCGGGCGGACAGCGTCCTCGGCCGGCCCGACGTGATGCCGAACCTCCACCGCCTCGCCGCCGAGGGGGTGACCTACGAGAACGCGTTCACCACCGCGCCGTGGACGCTGCCCTCCCACGCCTCGCTGTTCACCGGCCAGCGAACCACCGACCACGGCGCGCACGCGCGGACCCGGCGGTTCGACCCGTCGGTCCCGACGCTCGCCGAACGCCTCGGGAGCGCGGGCTACCACACCGTCGCCTACTCGAACAACACCTGGGTGAGCGAGGAGTTCGGCTTCGACGCGGGGTTCGACGAGTTCCGCGTCGGCTGGGAGCTCCTCCCCGGCGGCGCCGACCTCGCCGCCATCGCGAAGGGCAACGACGGGACGCGCGAGCGCCTGCGAGCCGTCCTCTCGGAGGTCGACCGCGACCTGCCGCGGACGCTCGTGAACGCCCTCTACGCGCGC
This genomic window contains:
- a CDS encoding O-antigen ligase family protein; protein product: MRLTPRRSREGAGGRWRTRLERVLLVALAVAYPFHFSYQGPTGGVNVSYGDAVVALVGVLFLLGAVGRFRVFRYAWAVAAFVGVAVVSVLVNGLVPPVAETFSWTPAVAEVLKLLGAVAWMVAIYALCVTDPARRFRDFSLVSVALAVVFGAWSVSMVLAGAVRHTGPFTMPNVYANYLLLNVFLACYLVGYYGVTGRSPRARWPRARRWGATLALWTVVPFLAGAMVATGSRGAAIGLAVGGVALAVTALRWLPEVRPWFAGLNAAVFGAYAVGGVYAFMRYQPRVFDRFVRVLDGDARNLDSRLENWAIAWDAFTANPLLGLGYGQYPAHMAEVVGGGGIGAHNTYLTVAAETGIVGLVVLLVLVGLLAVDGLTLVFRERAFVAVPVFAFVAAAFGQGLVADVNTFRALWIGVGALGAFYYASVDRPLDPLSSVFRRWVAVGDPESVVGRKFRSRVDTSGPSQ
- a CDS encoding glycosyltransferase family 4 protein, whose translation is MNDNPHICFISPWLYRYIEQEDGKASGGAERQQHLIASELRERGYDVSVIVGDFGQPERYEVDGFDLWKGCPTDVAGPREMLNRVYQLRKTMKAVDADVYYVRGGPRLHFVTLLLAKSLGKDRLFCIANDSDVDPEYLERRYGRAFTKLYLRSIGETEYLVAQTERQRARIREQVGVDPTVIPNGYDLPPRSELLEQDDREYVLWIGTSDRDKKKPLRLLELADSLPEEEFVMVCQQESSDAFYAELAGIVEDRPNMEFVPGVAPDAIHDYYREASLLVNTSDYEGFPNTFLEAWRYAVPVVSQRFSLDVFEEGIGIESGSMKRLVEDVGRLQRDVDERREMGERARAYVEEHYQLEAVVDRYEEVLNGTRERGKSKSVVSSSD
- a CDS encoding sulfatase-like hydrolase/transferase; protein product: MRRQPTVVVLVGDCLRAADATDALLPFAHDLADVRFERCYAPSTWTLPAHASLYAGRTPAEHGVTRRGDALTDATLPERARQGGYTTALFSENPTFSTHYGFDRGIDYVDDFVDSKLVRSDFAMENHVREPSLRDGLRLLRDVARSSAPAKNLLNALYGPLAYASLGSSTEYPHHGDRVLSHLGSFLREREGDGSPSLSLVNLLDPHNPHHAPPDAGAMLTGLSLPDDERRALGAANDNKRYLLERGDDLPRAARSHFDSWEAVLARRHDVYRAQVRGTDRFVEAWAAANETAVEEALVVVTGDHGQLFGAEGMVGHHTSLHPHGVQVPLLVSFPDSWAASEASVSEPVGWLGLSAALCGVVSGEVDSGEAFVERVREASRTAAGVPILADGPTWNVSELRPRFDDDLVDRLCVRKVGFVEGDRQVVYSSPWESEAVERTEYRLADGTREEVESAAVGTPSVPFADWLVERQRDDGEAVVSDRLKQLGYL
- a CDS encoding sulfatase-like hydrolase/transferase yields the protein MTNIALVVLDTLRKDTFDEYFDWVPGRRYENAWSTSHYTVPAHASLFTGKYPSEIGVHAKHETLDCDSPTLAEQLSDAGYRTRALSANLLASPLNDFDRGFDEFVPTGNASGTDDDIFNWRDAIENASNAGLLRDIEVLSKCLLSDSKTLRSLKYGWKIKTDSVHSAEDSLSKIERMEFGSDEFLYVNLMDVHTPYKPPREYQTVPYEGVSIEQWAESGERNPNERLKTAYNDCARYLSDKYREIFHELEEHFDYIITVSDHGELFGEHGVGQHIWGVFPELTHVPVCISGSHRENVSSDRPTSLLDVYQTILDLAQTEKDARGESLLDSPSSNNYISECHGLRISWLNKLQEAGVERERIEKLEQTVRGVVFKRGSYVYEQAEGDLVHAGGDDADTALSEFEEIVSGLDEISVEAGEQRAYTTEVQSQLEDLGYL
- a CDS encoding ABC transporter ATP-binding protein gives rise to the protein MSRNLSTRDKLRALYRVALFRPGYAAGVIAASVVAALLEGIGISFLLPIVEIAQGQAQPEQADGMLGAFAQVYTLLGIPFTLGYLVAGVLLIMTVRFTASFLVGWLRAAVETYYVRHLQVNAFERALDARIGYFDQEGSDDILNAIVTQSEYAGRVIKYSIQAIEQGLLSLMYISIALYLAPILTLVTAAFLGVLTFVFRSVLEPGYSLGDLVADANERLQASAQAGTQGIREVKLFGMTGELFGKFTEAVDQFANSQIKLRRNQAAIKNFYQLATAVSVFMLIYLAITFASLSLGALGVFLFAMFRLGPKISALQNHIYRVEGELPHLVRTQEFIGQLDEQKEPDAGDRPVPDQLDEITFDDVTFSYETAEEIVLRDLSFSVDRGEFAAFVGPSGAGKSTIVSLLVRMYEPDEGRITANGTPIDEYDLREWRSRVSLVRQDPFIFNDTLRRNITVGKRDATEEELERVCEIAQVTEFLDDFPSGYDTILGDNGVRLSGGQRQRISIARALLKDADLLILDEATSDLDSHLEEKVHTAIEEMERDYAVIAIAHRLSTVVGADRIYTLEDGRITEEGPHRELLSRDGKYAELYSIQSSVH